In Diachasmimorpha longicaudata isolate KC_UGA_2023 chromosome 7, iyDiaLong2, whole genome shotgun sequence, the following proteins share a genomic window:
- the LOC135164198 gene encoding uncharacterized protein LOC135164198 isoform X6 gives MIGSFWNLCRACPSMPLDKQLHSEYRSTYTWHEYTGPHQEHTVVRRAPQAQPTSTKQPSAKLQSAKSTEDENTEGPTLEPPLPRRKKNPELAYRHHEFISAADGGGIDAVDTNVVADKVREVTGSSALPPSQLSKAISRISTEYRLQFAWPRRAQLTNGETVAPIPAAGGAGGPPGGPRKSMSMGTLKQGIAPTEPAPVHMRKRPGDVDHKRDGIQASELEPLFGNNADNIDGVMPDVDEKDEDLTDFKISFRERMPARKAVKIVDDRVTKSKIHKSPTTVKNAFPTSEIIELRRLADEYKHRDWGCGLASKEMSSIWKHVSNNHALSALSLARSVTKEEKEKENTRKVAPVTNTMPPAGRPSSVQARPISGILQEADNERAMARARKDFLIRHHLDRTTGAGDGALLPSPTREKLEPVLPRRRDEAKEEIQPRTKSSPKNSPRTGRSQSLGPLSRSPKRQTPRAPSVSKDAKEKEKEHKDKEGKDRSGEPERHPRPTGVSAVGGRVRWSIRESSQTPVKSSSTSEPPIPPLPSPPSGPGPTQLHKKPSPRSHRKSFLATTASPHRPLHHHAKPTSANVTKVPGKNTTQHSVDVNTTVSSSVSSGNEAAPSGSRSQRTLKLNNENNRARGSVRAQVTTVIDPSKSSSDNRYQSYRANAALQAMTAEPQVNGDATGGDSSVASTPPSQSATAPVATAVVTSTPWFDDEPVVKSPPEPTRVKSPEQMIMRSPEPVNWTVPLDTGKTFTVTQNVREGEPLTRPHSEAKTWAPGSTVISTPQSAPPELAQHKSHHQSQHSGYKSPESESVSLGSYTGLNGHKDLDSERDSPLPSNLQGTSTASQSDKLSVAPETKEKLAEEPSIKPVAGTNLRCLEDPVFEFDRGQKSEEPLPPAPSVPVTQSGYRVLEAEEPVVPAGGTGGTSSSGYHVLEAPALSPGAQQRSVTSDVLEIARNRFDKFWGKGGSENQA, from the exons ATGATTGGTTCATTCTGGAACCTGTGCCGTGCGTGCCCTTCAATGCCGCTTGATAAG CAGCTCCACTCAGAATACAGGAGCACCTACACATGGCACGAGTACACAGGACCCCATCAGGAGCACACGGTCGTGCGACGAGCGCCTCAGGCCCAGCCGACCTCCA CGAAGCAACCGAGCGCGAAGCTACAATCGGCCAAGTCAACCGAGGATGAGAACACCGAAG GACCAACACTGGAGCCACCATTGCCGAGGAGGAAGAAGAATCCAGAATTGGCTTACAGGCatcatgaatttatttctgCCGCCGACGGAGGTGGCATTGATGCCGTTGATACCAATGTTGTTGCTGATAAGGTTCGG GAAGTGACGGGCAGTTCAGCTCTACCACCGAGTCAGCTGAGCAAAGCGATTTCACGGATAAGCACCGAGTATCGATTGCAGTTCGCCTGGCCAAGGCGAGCCCAGCTAACGAATGGTGAGACTGTGGCGCCAATACCAGCTGCTGGTGGTGCTGGTGGTCCACCAGGTGGGCCACGTAAATCCATGAGCATGGGTACCCTCAAACAGGGTATTGCACCAACTGAACCAGCGCCTGTTCACATGAGAAAGAGACCAGGCGATGTGGATCACAAGCGTGACG GAATCCAGGCATCTGAACTCGAACCACTATTCGGTAACAATGCTGATAATATTGATGGTGTAATGCCTGATGTCGACGAGAAAGACGAAGATTTAACTGATTTCAAGATATCTTTCAG GGAACGCATGCCGGCGCGTAAGGCAGTGAAGATTGTAGATGATCGTGtaacaaaatcaaaaatccATAAATCTCCGACTACTGTGAAAAATGCGTTTCCAACGTCCGAGATTATCGAGCTCAGACGTCTTGCTGATGAATATAAG CATCGTGACTGGGGCTGTGGTCTGGCGTCAAAGGAAATGTCATCAATCTGGAAACACGTCTCCAATAATCACGCCCTCAGCGCTCTGTCACTTGCCAG ATCAGTGACGAaagaggagaaagagaaggagaacACGAGGAAGGTTGCACCAGTGACAAATACAATGCCACCAGCTGGTAGGCCCTCCTCTGTTCAGGCCAGACCTATTTCCGGAATTCTTCAAGAAGCG GATAATGAGAGAGCCATGGCTCGCGCAAGAAAGGATTTCTTGATCCGCCATCATCTTGACCGTACTACAGGTGCTG gTGACGGAGCACTGTTACCTTCTCCAACGAGAGAGAAGCTTGAGCCAGTGTTACCCCGTCGTCGTGACGAGGCTAAAGAGGAGATTCAGCCGAGAACAAAATCGAGCCCCAAGAATAGCCCGAGGACTGGACGTTCACAGAGCCTGGGTCCTCTCAGTAGGTCACCAAAACGTCAAACCCCCCGAGCACCATCAGTCAGCAAAGATGCCAAG gagaaagagaaggagcatAAGGACAAAGAGGGGAAGGACAGAAgtggagagccagagaggcatcCCCgtccga CGGGTGTTTCAGCGGTGGGCGGGCGAGTTCGTTGGAGCATACGAGAATCCTCGCAAACCCCGGTGAAATCGTCGTCGACGAGCGAGCCGCCCATACCGCCTTTGCCATCACCACCTTCTGGCCCTGGGCCCACGCAACTCCACAAGAAACCCTCGCCGAGGTCACACCGTAAAT CCTTCCTCGCGACCACCGCTTCCCCCCATCGTCCTCTTCATCATCACGCGAAACCTACTTCTGCTAATGTTACGAAAGTCCCCGGTAAGAATACGACACAACACAGTGTCGATGTCAATACAACAGTGTCCAGCTCAGTGTCATCAGGCAATGAGGCAGCACCCTCGGGCTCGAGATCACAGCGTAcactaaaattaaacaatgaGAATAATCGAGCCCGAGGTAGTGTCAGGGCCCAAGTAACAACTGTTATCGACCCATCCAAATCATCCTCCGACAATCGATACCAATCGTACCGAGCTAATGCAGCCCTGCAAGCTA TGACAGCGGAACCGCAGGTAAATGGCGACGCAACCGGGGGCGATTCCAGCGTAGCGTCAACTCCACCGTCACAGAGTGCCACCGCACCAGTAGCGACCGCAGTAGTGACAAGCACTCCTTGGTTCGACGACGAGCCAGTGGTAAAGAGTCCCCCAGAGCCGACGCGAGTAAAATCCCCAGAACAAATGATAATGCGATCACCGGAGCCAGTAAATTGGACAGTGCCGCTGGACACCGGGAAGACATTCACGGTGACCCAAAACGTGAGGGAAG GGGAACCCCTGACGCGGCCCCACAGCGAGGCCAAGACATGGGCGCCAGGGTCGACAGTGATATCAACACCCCAGTCAGCGCCCCCAGAACTAGCTCAGCACAAATCTCATCATCAATCCCAGCACTCGGGGTACAAGTCACCAGAGAGCGAGAGCGTTTCCCTGGGGAGTTACACGGGACTCAATGGCCACAAGGATCTCGACTCGGAGAGGGACAGTCCACTACCGAGCAATCTACAGGGTACATCCACAGCATCCCAAAGTGATAAG CTATCAGTAGCGCCAGAAACGAAGGAAAAGCTGGCTGAGGAGCCTTCGATAAAGCCCGTGGCCGGGACGAATCTCCGTTGCCTAGAGGATCCTGTCTTCGAGTTCGACAGAGGCCAGAAATCCGAAGAGCCTTTACCTCCAGCCCCATCAGTCCCAGTAACGCAGTCAGGCTACCGTGTTCTGGAAGCAGAAGAGCCAGTAGTGCCTGCAGGTGGTACCGGTGGCACTTCCAGCTCTGGATATCATGTGCTGGAGGCACCAGCCCTCAGTCCAGGTGCTCAACAACGATCAGTCACCAGTGATGTACTCGAAATCGCTCGCAATcgctttgataaattttggggCAAGGGGGGATCCGAGAATCAGGCTTAA
- the LOC135164198 gene encoding uncharacterized protein LOC135164198 isoform X14 produces MRRLQCQQLHSEYRSTYTWHEYTGPHQEHTVVRRAPQAQPTSRPTLEPPLPRRKKNPELAYRHHEFISAADGGGIDAVDTNVVADKVREVTGSSALPPSQLSKAISRISTEYRLQFAWPRRAQLTNGETVAPIPAAGGAGGPPGGPRKSMSMGTLKQGIAPTEPAPVHMRKRPGDVDHKRDGIQASELEPLFGNNADNIDGVMPDVDEKDEDLTDFKISFRERMPARKAVKIVDDRVTKSKIHKSPTTVKNAFPTSEIIELRRLADEYKHRDWGCGLASKEMSSIWKHVSNNHALSALSLARSVTKEEKEKENTRKVAPVTNTMPPAGRPSSVQARPISGILQEADNERAMARARKDFLIRHHLDRTTGAGDGALLPSPTREKLEPVLPRRRDEAKEEIQPRTKSSPKNSPRTGRSQSLGPLSRSPKRQTPRAPSVSKDAKEKEKEHKDKEGKDRSGEPERHPRPTGVSAVGGRVRWSIRESSQTPVKSSSTSEPPIPPLPSPPSGPGPTQLHKKPSPRSHRKSFLATTASPHRPLHHHAKPTSANVTKVPGKNTTQHSVDVNTTVSSSVSSGNEAAPSGSRSQRTLKLNNENNRARGSVRAQVTTVIDPSKSSSDNRYQSYRANAALQAMTAEPQVNGDATGGDSSVASTPPSQSATAPVATAVVTSTPWFDDEPVVKSPPEPTRVKSPEQMIMRSPEPVNWTVPLDTGKTFTVTQNVREGEPLTRPHSEAKTWAPGSTVISTPQSAPPELAQHKSHHQSQHSGYKSPESESVSLGSYTGLNGHKDLDSERDSPLPSNLQGTSTASQSDKLSVAPETKEKLAEEPSIKPVAGTNLRCLEDPVFEFDRGQKSEEPLPPAPSVPVTQSGYRVLEAEEPVVPAGGTGGTSSSGYHVLEAPALSPGAQQRSVTSDVLEIARNRFDKFWGKGGSENQA; encoded by the exons ATGCGACGTCTGCAGTGCCAACAG CTCCACTCAGAATACAGGAGCACCTACACATGGCACGAGTACACAGGACCCCATCAGGAGCACACGGTCGTGCGACGAGCGCCTCAGGCCCAGCCGACCTCCA GACCAACACTGGAGCCACCATTGCCGAGGAGGAAGAAGAATCCAGAATTGGCTTACAGGCatcatgaatttatttctgCCGCCGACGGAGGTGGCATTGATGCCGTTGATACCAATGTTGTTGCTGATAAGGTTCGG GAAGTGACGGGCAGTTCAGCTCTACCACCGAGTCAGCTGAGCAAAGCGATTTCACGGATAAGCACCGAGTATCGATTGCAGTTCGCCTGGCCAAGGCGAGCCCAGCTAACGAATGGTGAGACTGTGGCGCCAATACCAGCTGCTGGTGGTGCTGGTGGTCCACCAGGTGGGCCACGTAAATCCATGAGCATGGGTACCCTCAAACAGGGTATTGCACCAACTGAACCAGCGCCTGTTCACATGAGAAAGAGACCAGGCGATGTGGATCACAAGCGTGACG GAATCCAGGCATCTGAACTCGAACCACTATTCGGTAACAATGCTGATAATATTGATGGTGTAATGCCTGATGTCGACGAGAAAGACGAAGATTTAACTGATTTCAAGATATCTTTCAG GGAACGCATGCCGGCGCGTAAGGCAGTGAAGATTGTAGATGATCGTGtaacaaaatcaaaaatccATAAATCTCCGACTACTGTGAAAAATGCGTTTCCAACGTCCGAGATTATCGAGCTCAGACGTCTTGCTGATGAATATAAG CATCGTGACTGGGGCTGTGGTCTGGCGTCAAAGGAAATGTCATCAATCTGGAAACACGTCTCCAATAATCACGCCCTCAGCGCTCTGTCACTTGCCAG ATCAGTGACGAaagaggagaaagagaaggagaacACGAGGAAGGTTGCACCAGTGACAAATACAATGCCACCAGCTGGTAGGCCCTCCTCTGTTCAGGCCAGACCTATTTCCGGAATTCTTCAAGAAGCG GATAATGAGAGAGCCATGGCTCGCGCAAGAAAGGATTTCTTGATCCGCCATCATCTTGACCGTACTACAGGTGCTG gTGACGGAGCACTGTTACCTTCTCCAACGAGAGAGAAGCTTGAGCCAGTGTTACCCCGTCGTCGTGACGAGGCTAAAGAGGAGATTCAGCCGAGAACAAAATCGAGCCCCAAGAATAGCCCGAGGACTGGACGTTCACAGAGCCTGGGTCCTCTCAGTAGGTCACCAAAACGTCAAACCCCCCGAGCACCATCAGTCAGCAAAGATGCCAAG gagaaagagaaggagcatAAGGACAAAGAGGGGAAGGACAGAAgtggagagccagagaggcatcCCCgtccga CGGGTGTTTCAGCGGTGGGCGGGCGAGTTCGTTGGAGCATACGAGAATCCTCGCAAACCCCGGTGAAATCGTCGTCGACGAGCGAGCCGCCCATACCGCCTTTGCCATCACCACCTTCTGGCCCTGGGCCCACGCAACTCCACAAGAAACCCTCGCCGAGGTCACACCGTAAAT CCTTCCTCGCGACCACCGCTTCCCCCCATCGTCCTCTTCATCATCACGCGAAACCTACTTCTGCTAATGTTACGAAAGTCCCCGGTAAGAATACGACACAACACAGTGTCGATGTCAATACAACAGTGTCCAGCTCAGTGTCATCAGGCAATGAGGCAGCACCCTCGGGCTCGAGATCACAGCGTAcactaaaattaaacaatgaGAATAATCGAGCCCGAGGTAGTGTCAGGGCCCAAGTAACAACTGTTATCGACCCATCCAAATCATCCTCCGACAATCGATACCAATCGTACCGAGCTAATGCAGCCCTGCAAGCTA TGACAGCGGAACCGCAGGTAAATGGCGACGCAACCGGGGGCGATTCCAGCGTAGCGTCAACTCCACCGTCACAGAGTGCCACCGCACCAGTAGCGACCGCAGTAGTGACAAGCACTCCTTGGTTCGACGACGAGCCAGTGGTAAAGAGTCCCCCAGAGCCGACGCGAGTAAAATCCCCAGAACAAATGATAATGCGATCACCGGAGCCAGTAAATTGGACAGTGCCGCTGGACACCGGGAAGACATTCACGGTGACCCAAAACGTGAGGGAAG GGGAACCCCTGACGCGGCCCCACAGCGAGGCCAAGACATGGGCGCCAGGGTCGACAGTGATATCAACACCCCAGTCAGCGCCCCCAGAACTAGCTCAGCACAAATCTCATCATCAATCCCAGCACTCGGGGTACAAGTCACCAGAGAGCGAGAGCGTTTCCCTGGGGAGTTACACGGGACTCAATGGCCACAAGGATCTCGACTCGGAGAGGGACAGTCCACTACCGAGCAATCTACAGGGTACATCCACAGCATCCCAAAGTGATAAG CTATCAGTAGCGCCAGAAACGAAGGAAAAGCTGGCTGAGGAGCCTTCGATAAAGCCCGTGGCCGGGACGAATCTCCGTTGCCTAGAGGATCCTGTCTTCGAGTTCGACAGAGGCCAGAAATCCGAAGAGCCTTTACCTCCAGCCCCATCAGTCCCAGTAACGCAGTCAGGCTACCGTGTTCTGGAAGCAGAAGAGCCAGTAGTGCCTGCAGGTGGTACCGGTGGCACTTCCAGCTCTGGATATCATGTGCTGGAGGCACCAGCCCTCAGTCCAGGTGCTCAACAACGATCAGTCACCAGTGATGTACTCGAAATCGCTCGCAATcgctttgataaattttggggCAAGGGGGGATCCGAGAATCAGGCTTAA
- the LOC135164198 gene encoding uncharacterized protein LOC135164198 isoform X9, which translates to MRRLQCQQLHSEYRSTYTWHEYTGPHQEHTVVRRAPQAQPTSTKQPSAKLQSAKSTEDENTEGPTLEPPLPRRKKNPELAYRHHEFISAADGGGIDAVDTNVVADKVREVTGSSALPPSQLSKAISRISTEYRLQFAWPRRAQLTNGETVAPIPAAGGAGGPPGGPRKSMSMGTLKQGIAPTEPAPVHMRKRPGDVDHKRDGIQASELEPLFGNNADNIDGVMPDVDEKDEDLTDFKISFRERMPARKAVKIVDDRVTKSKIHKSPTTVKNAFPTSEIIELRRLADEYKHRDWGCGLASKEMSSIWKHVSNNHALSALSLARSVTKEEKEKENTRKVAPVTNTMPPAGRPSSVQARPISGILQEADNERAMARARKDFLIRHHLDRTTGAGDGALLPSPTREKLEPVLPRRRDEAKEEIQPRTKSSPKNSPRTGRSQSLGPLSRSPKRQTPRAPSVSKDAKEKEKEHKDKEGKDRSGEPERHPRPTGVSAVGGRVRWSIRESSQTPVKSSSTSEPPIPPLPSPPSGPGPTQLHKKPSPRSHRKSFLATTASPHRPLHHHAKPTSANVTKVPGKNTTQHSVDVNTTVSSSVSSGNEAAPSGSRSQRTLKLNNENNRARGSVRAQVTTVIDPSKSSSDNRYQSYRANAALQAMTAEPQVNGDATGGDSSVASTPPSQSATAPVATAVVTSTPWFDDEPVVKSPPEPTRVKSPEQMIMRSPEPVNWTVPLDTGKTFTVTQNVREGEPLTRPHSEAKTWAPGSTVISTPQSAPPELAQHKSHHQSQHSGYKSPESESVSLGSYTGLNGHKDLDSERDSPLPSNLQGTSTASQSDKLSVAPETKEKLAEEPSIKPVAGTNLRCLEDPVFEFDRGQKSEEPLPPAPSVPVTQSGYRVLEAEEPVVPAGGTGGTSSSGYHVLEAPALSPGAQQRSVTSDVLEIARNRFDKFWGKGGSENQA; encoded by the exons ATGCGACGTCTGCAGTGCCAACAG CTCCACTCAGAATACAGGAGCACCTACACATGGCACGAGTACACAGGACCCCATCAGGAGCACACGGTCGTGCGACGAGCGCCTCAGGCCCAGCCGACCTCCA CGAAGCAACCGAGCGCGAAGCTACAATCGGCCAAGTCAACCGAGGATGAGAACACCGAAG GACCAACACTGGAGCCACCATTGCCGAGGAGGAAGAAGAATCCAGAATTGGCTTACAGGCatcatgaatttatttctgCCGCCGACGGAGGTGGCATTGATGCCGTTGATACCAATGTTGTTGCTGATAAGGTTCGG GAAGTGACGGGCAGTTCAGCTCTACCACCGAGTCAGCTGAGCAAAGCGATTTCACGGATAAGCACCGAGTATCGATTGCAGTTCGCCTGGCCAAGGCGAGCCCAGCTAACGAATGGTGAGACTGTGGCGCCAATACCAGCTGCTGGTGGTGCTGGTGGTCCACCAGGTGGGCCACGTAAATCCATGAGCATGGGTACCCTCAAACAGGGTATTGCACCAACTGAACCAGCGCCTGTTCACATGAGAAAGAGACCAGGCGATGTGGATCACAAGCGTGACG GAATCCAGGCATCTGAACTCGAACCACTATTCGGTAACAATGCTGATAATATTGATGGTGTAATGCCTGATGTCGACGAGAAAGACGAAGATTTAACTGATTTCAAGATATCTTTCAG GGAACGCATGCCGGCGCGTAAGGCAGTGAAGATTGTAGATGATCGTGtaacaaaatcaaaaatccATAAATCTCCGACTACTGTGAAAAATGCGTTTCCAACGTCCGAGATTATCGAGCTCAGACGTCTTGCTGATGAATATAAG CATCGTGACTGGGGCTGTGGTCTGGCGTCAAAGGAAATGTCATCAATCTGGAAACACGTCTCCAATAATCACGCCCTCAGCGCTCTGTCACTTGCCAG ATCAGTGACGAaagaggagaaagagaaggagaacACGAGGAAGGTTGCACCAGTGACAAATACAATGCCACCAGCTGGTAGGCCCTCCTCTGTTCAGGCCAGACCTATTTCCGGAATTCTTCAAGAAGCG GATAATGAGAGAGCCATGGCTCGCGCAAGAAAGGATTTCTTGATCCGCCATCATCTTGACCGTACTACAGGTGCTG gTGACGGAGCACTGTTACCTTCTCCAACGAGAGAGAAGCTTGAGCCAGTGTTACCCCGTCGTCGTGACGAGGCTAAAGAGGAGATTCAGCCGAGAACAAAATCGAGCCCCAAGAATAGCCCGAGGACTGGACGTTCACAGAGCCTGGGTCCTCTCAGTAGGTCACCAAAACGTCAAACCCCCCGAGCACCATCAGTCAGCAAAGATGCCAAG gagaaagagaaggagcatAAGGACAAAGAGGGGAAGGACAGAAgtggagagccagagaggcatcCCCgtccga CGGGTGTTTCAGCGGTGGGCGGGCGAGTTCGTTGGAGCATACGAGAATCCTCGCAAACCCCGGTGAAATCGTCGTCGACGAGCGAGCCGCCCATACCGCCTTTGCCATCACCACCTTCTGGCCCTGGGCCCACGCAACTCCACAAGAAACCCTCGCCGAGGTCACACCGTAAAT CCTTCCTCGCGACCACCGCTTCCCCCCATCGTCCTCTTCATCATCACGCGAAACCTACTTCTGCTAATGTTACGAAAGTCCCCGGTAAGAATACGACACAACACAGTGTCGATGTCAATACAACAGTGTCCAGCTCAGTGTCATCAGGCAATGAGGCAGCACCCTCGGGCTCGAGATCACAGCGTAcactaaaattaaacaatgaGAATAATCGAGCCCGAGGTAGTGTCAGGGCCCAAGTAACAACTGTTATCGACCCATCCAAATCATCCTCCGACAATCGATACCAATCGTACCGAGCTAATGCAGCCCTGCAAGCTA TGACAGCGGAACCGCAGGTAAATGGCGACGCAACCGGGGGCGATTCCAGCGTAGCGTCAACTCCACCGTCACAGAGTGCCACCGCACCAGTAGCGACCGCAGTAGTGACAAGCACTCCTTGGTTCGACGACGAGCCAGTGGTAAAGAGTCCCCCAGAGCCGACGCGAGTAAAATCCCCAGAACAAATGATAATGCGATCACCGGAGCCAGTAAATTGGACAGTGCCGCTGGACACCGGGAAGACATTCACGGTGACCCAAAACGTGAGGGAAG GGGAACCCCTGACGCGGCCCCACAGCGAGGCCAAGACATGGGCGCCAGGGTCGACAGTGATATCAACACCCCAGTCAGCGCCCCCAGAACTAGCTCAGCACAAATCTCATCATCAATCCCAGCACTCGGGGTACAAGTCACCAGAGAGCGAGAGCGTTTCCCTGGGGAGTTACACGGGACTCAATGGCCACAAGGATCTCGACTCGGAGAGGGACAGTCCACTACCGAGCAATCTACAGGGTACATCCACAGCATCCCAAAGTGATAAG CTATCAGTAGCGCCAGAAACGAAGGAAAAGCTGGCTGAGGAGCCTTCGATAAAGCCCGTGGCCGGGACGAATCTCCGTTGCCTAGAGGATCCTGTCTTCGAGTTCGACAGAGGCCAGAAATCCGAAGAGCCTTTACCTCCAGCCCCATCAGTCCCAGTAACGCAGTCAGGCTACCGTGTTCTGGAAGCAGAAGAGCCAGTAGTGCCTGCAGGTGGTACCGGTGGCACTTCCAGCTCTGGATATCATGTGCTGGAGGCACCAGCCCTCAGTCCAGGTGCTCAACAACGATCAGTCACCAGTGATGTACTCGAAATCGCTCGCAATcgctttgataaattttggggCAAGGGGGGATCCGAGAATCAGGCTTAA